In Bacteroidales bacterium, the following proteins share a genomic window:
- a CDS encoding NADH:ubiquinone reductase (Na(+)-transporting) subunit B: MKALRRFLDNIKPHFEKGGKFEKLQSTFEAFETFLFVPDQVTTQGSHIRDNIDMKRTMALVVISLIPALLFGMWNVGYQHYLATGQEGSTIELFLEGLKLVLPIVIVSYVTGLAIEFAFAQIRGHEVNEGFLVTGMLIPLVLPVDVPLWMVAVATAFAVIIGKEVFGGTGMNILNPALTARAFLFFAYPAYMSGNQVWTHGLMEGEGIVDGFSGATPLSMAAEGNVDNIPAVSDMFFGFIPGSIGATSVVAVLIGAFILLFTGVGSWRIMLSTFAGGLVMGFLLNAFAVNPFMEIPAWQHLAMGGFAFGAVFMATDPVTAARTRKGKYIYGFLIGLLAILIRVVNPAYPEGIMLAILLMNVFAPLIDHYVVESNINKRLKRAEAQAA, encoded by the coding sequence ATGAAAGCCTTAAGAAGATTTCTTGATAATATAAAGCCTCATTTTGAAAAGGGAGGTAAGTTTGAAAAGCTACAATCCACTTTTGAGGCCTTTGAAACATTTCTTTTTGTCCCTGATCAGGTTACTACGCAGGGTTCTCACATCCGGGACAATATTGATATGAAGCGGACGATGGCCCTTGTGGTTATATCTTTGATTCCTGCCTTGTTATTTGGGATGTGGAATGTGGGTTATCAGCATTATCTGGCAACAGGTCAGGAAGGAAGCACGATAGAGCTTTTTCTGGAAGGATTGAAGCTGGTATTACCAATCGTAATAGTTTCCTATGTTACAGGCCTGGCTATCGAATTTGCCTTTGCACAGATCAGGGGCCATGAGGTGAATGAAGGTTTCCTGGTAACGGGTATGCTGATCCCGTTGGTTTTGCCGGTAGATGTGCCCCTCTGGATGGTTGCTGTCGCTACAGCTTTTGCAGTGATTATAGGCAAAGAAGTTTTCGGAGGTACCGGAATGAATATCCTTAACCCTGCTTTAACCGCCAGAGCTTTTCTATTCTTTGCCTATCCTGCATATATGTCGGGCAATCAGGTGTGGACCCACGGTTTAATGGAAGGTGAGGGAATTGTCGACGGATTCTCCGGGGCAACTCCCCTTTCTATGGCGGCAGAGGGAAATGTAGATAATATACCGGCGGTAAGCGATATGTTTTTTGGATTTATCCCCGGTTCTATCGGTGCAACTTCAGTTGTGGCCGTATTGATAGGAGCGTTTATTCTATTGTTTACAGGAGTGGGGAGCTGGCGGATTATGCTTTCCACCTTTGCAGGAGGACTGGTCATGGGATTTCTGCTGAATGCATTTGCCGTGAATCCCTTTATGGAGATACCCGCCTGGCAGCATCTGGCAATGGGTGGTTTTGCATTCGGAGCCGTGTTTATGGCTACGGATCCGGTTACAGCCGCAAGAACCAGAAAAGGAAAATACATCTACGGATTTCTTATTGGTTTACTGGCCATCCTGATTCGTGTAGTCAATCCGGCGTATCCTGAAGGGATCATGCTGGCCATTCTGTTAATGAATGTCTTTGCCCCTTTAATTGATCATTATGTGGTAGAATCGAATATTAACAAACGTCTGAAAAGGGCTGAAGCACAAGCAGCTTAA